CGACGGACCCCCTTGGCATGAGCGAAGGGTCCAGCTCCGAATCAGGATGCGGAAGGTCAGACCAGCGCGATTCGTGCGCGACTGTTGCGAGGACCCCGCGGTTGCCCGGCAGGGGCGCCCGAAGCAGGGAACTGAGGATCACTGCCGCGTGGAAGACGCGGGCATAGGAGACCGGCCTGAACTTGCGGACGTAGCGGACGCGGTTCGCAGCCATAAGCGCATTCAGTGCTGCCGAAGCTCCGGAAGCCCCGCGGGAATGAGCCATCCTTGCCGTGGGCTCAAACCACACGGTGGCCCCGGCACGTCGGACGCGGCGCATGAAGTCAGTTTCCTCCGAATAGAGGAAGTACCGCTCGTCCCAATCTCCGACCGTTCGGGCAATCCTGCTGTCTATCAGCAGTGCGGCGCCGGTTGCCCAGTCCACCTGGTGGGCCCGCGCGTAGCTGTCCGGGTGGAAATCCATTTCGGACAACCACCCGGGGCGCTCTGGGATCCGGCTGCCCAGGACAGCATCGCCCACTGCCCTCGCGACGGTTGGTTCGCGCCGCAGCGACGGGTATACACTGCCATCGTCATCGCGCAGCAGGGGGACGACAACGCCGGCGCCCGACTGCTGCATCCGGGTGCGCATCCTGGCCACGCACCCCTGCTCCATCCGAATATCCGGGTTCAGGACCAGGAACGCATCCACTGAGCCAGCCCGTCGCATGGCAAGATTGATGCCCGCCGCATACCCCAGGTTGCCGCCGGTCCGGAAAATGTCCACATCATGCTGCCCGGAGAGCGCATCCACCGTTGTGGTGGACGGTGAATTATCCGCGACAATGACCCGGATGCTCTGCTCGCCGGTTTCCCTGCGGAGATCTGCCACCAGCAACGGAAGTGTGTCCTGGCTGTTATAGGTCACGATCAGGACGGCAACCTGGGCGGCATCGCCGTTTGCCGTGAATTTTTGAGCTGGCGAATGTGGGATCCCGGCTACAACTGGGGAGGCGGGTTGCAGCGGCTCCGGACGGACTGGAGCCTTGGCCTCGGCCCCACTGAAAGACCGGAGCCTGGCATAGGCGGGAGGGCCGTCCATCAAGTACCGCGAGGCCAGACGCTTCGGCTCAAGTGCCAGTCGCCAGGCCCATTCAAGCCCGGCATCGCGGAGCGGTTCCGGCGCCCGGCGAACGCTGCCAGCCAGGAAATCGACGGTAGCTCCGAAGGCCAGCAGCACCCTGGCGCCGGTGAGATGGCCGAAGTTGTTGATCCACAGCTCCTGCAGCGGTTTGCCCAGGCAGACGAACAGGATGTCCACCCCGGCGGCCGAAATTGCAGCGGCCAGCGCCTCCGATGCCCCTGGATCCGACAGGGACTGCCGTTCAGGCGCCCAATAGCCAGCAACTTCGAGTGTCCCCAGCTCCTGGCTTAGGCGCCCGCGGACCAGATCATGCGTAGCAGCCAGCCCGCCCATAAATCCCACACGTAATGAATTTTCCGCGGCGGCGGCCAGGATGGGCAAGGCTAGGTCACTGCCGGCCAGCCGTGGCCAGCGGACCTTCGTAACCCTTTCAGCCTGGGTCACCAGTGGTGCACCGTCCAGGAGGGTCAGCCATTCCACAGGCCCATTCCGCCGCAGGGCGCCGGACCACTGTGAGCCGTGGCCAAAGTGCTTGATGTGGTCCAAGTTGGCAGAGGCAACGGCAAGAGGCTTCTCCTCGCTGCCGGCACGCTTCATGATGATCTCCAGGGCTTCCTCGAAAGCCGTCAAATGGACCAGTGCACCGCCAAGGTTTATGGGCACGGGAAGTGCGCGCACGGTGGCCGGAGGCTGCGTCGGTGCGGGCGGGAGCAGGTCGGTCGGCGTGACCACCGGGCTCGCGGTGCTCGACTTTTTGGTCAGGCGGGGAAGGACTCCAGGTGCAGACGTCATATTTTGGCTCCATGGTCGCGGCGCAACCTGCGACGGCCAAGTCCGGGGTCTGCACTCCCCGTGCCGGCCAGGCACCAATGCTTGGCGCCCTGCCTGATGCGTCAGTCATTTTTCACAGAGGTCCTTTCGGTGGCCGGACCGTAAGGTCCCGCCCGTTTGCAGCCCGGAACCATGGACCGCAAACCCAAAGGGCTTCCGTATTTCCCAACCGTAGGCTCAGCCCAACCGCCCTACTAGGCGGCGGGACCCGCTATGTGGGTATCCGCACCAGCTTTGTGGCGGAAACCAGGCCAAAACTACGCAGAGGTCCGGAAAAAGAGCTCTGTCACAGCAGCCAAACGCCGTGGATCCTCCACACCGCACAGCTCCCGCGCCGAGTGCATCGAGAGCAGCGGAACACCAACGTCCACGGTCCGGATTCCCAGGCGCGTGGCGGTGAGCGGACCGATAGTCGATCCGCATGGG
This genomic interval from Arthrobacter sp. SLBN-100 contains the following:
- a CDS encoding WecB/TagA/CpsF family glycosyltransferase, which codes for MTSAPGVLPRLTKKSSTASPVVTPTDLLPPAPTQPPATVRALPVPINLGGALVHLTAFEEALEIIMKRAGSEEKPLAVASANLDHIKHFGHGSQWSGALRRNGPVEWLTLLDGAPLVTQAERVTKVRWPRLAGSDLALPILAAAAENSLRVGFMGGLAATHDLVRGRLSQELGTLEVAGYWAPERQSLSDPGASEALAAAISAAGVDILFVCLGKPLQELWINNFGHLTGARVLLAFGATVDFLAGSVRRAPEPLRDAGLEWAWRLALEPKRLASRYLMDGPPAYARLRSFSGAEAKAPVRPEPLQPASPVVAGIPHSPAQKFTANGDAAQVAVLIVTYNSQDTLPLLVADLRRETGEQSIRVIVADNSPSTTTVDALSGQHDVDIFRTGGNLGYAAGINLAMRRAGSVDAFLVLNPDIRMEQGCVARMRTRMQQSGAGVVVPLLRDDDGSVYPSLRREPTVARAVGDAVLGSRIPERPGWLSEMDFHPDSYARAHQVDWATGAALLIDSRIARTVGDWDERYFLYSEETDFMRRVRRAGATVWFEPTARMAHSRGASGASAALNALMAANRVRYVRKFRPVSYARVFHAAVILSSLLRAPLPGNRGVLATVAHESRWSDLPHPDSELDPSLMPRGSVVIPAHNEAAVLARTLDHLAPYAAAGRLEVIVACNACEDGTEGIARRYPGVQVLELTEASKVAALNAADALATTWPRLYLDADIEIHPPALAALFSSLSVGRLLAARPDFIYDSRGAHWLVRSYYRARSRMPSQRTHLWGAGAYAVSAEGHTRFGCFPDLTADDLFVDSQFTSAEKTILTTKALVVRTPRTITGLNSILRRTYRGNAEQGGTIRVSGRLAELLATVNGPTSAMDAAVYTFFAVRARVPGRKAGTAVWERDDSSR